A region of the Dyadobacter sp. CECT 9275 genome:
GTAAAAAAATACTGCTTGCCAATTTCTATATTGATTCAAGCGGGATTAAGGAAGACGACTGGAAAGACAACCCTGAACGTCTTAAATTCCACTTCACCGAGCGTAATCCCGAAAAGTTCACCCGTGAAGCCCGCATCGTATTAAACGAACTGGTGACCAGAACAGCATCAGAAACTGACATAGCCACACTGGACCGCAAATCATCCTTTATTGCCTTGTCCACTCAAATGGAAAACGAGAATCTGGCAGGCCTTTGGGTGACACATCTATTGGAAACCGTGGAAGAAATGTACACGGAAAACCAGACCCAGAAAACAAGAAAAACCCTTCGTTTGTTGCAAGGGCGTGCCGATTCCCTCGCCAGAGTACTGGGAAAAACGGAACATCAACTGGCCAGACAGATGGATTACAGCGAACAGATCATTTATCCTGAGGCAAAAATAGCTACCAACAGTACTGAGCGGAAGTCATCCTTCCTTCAGACGTTGTACTACGAAGCCATGTCAAGTGTCGAAAAAATGCGTGTCTCGCTCGTGAGGGAAGCTCCGTTGTTCACCAAAATTGAAGATATCAAAGTTCCGCTGGATGTAAAGGCCGAAAGTAAAACCCGTGCCAAAATCGGTGTATTGGCAGGTATTATGATCGCGCTGGTATTCATCTATTTCAAGACAGTCTTCTCTTCGGTGCCTAAGAAAGAAAATATATAAATATTATATGCAACACTCTATTACAATAAAAGCAGGAGGTTCTGAGAAAGATTACTGGAAAGACTTGTGGCTCAACAAGCAGCTTTTATGGATTTTATCCAAAAGAGATATCTCGGTAAGATACAAACAAACCCTGTTGGGAGTGGCATGGAGTGTGCTGCGTCCGTTGATGACCATGACCGTCATGGTTTTTGTATTCAGTTACCTGGCAAAAATCAAGAGCGACCCGGGGGTTCCTTATCCGCTAATGGTATTGAGCGGGCTTACGATCTGGACATTTTTTGCAAACACGTTTACTCAGATCAGCAACAGTATACTCATTAACTCGAATCTTGTTTCAAAGGTATACTTTCCCCGGCTTCTGATGCCGCTCAGCTCCATTGCTGTGGGCTTTGTTGACTTCATTATTACTTTCGCTATATTTTTGCTGCTCTGCCTTTTTTTTCAGCATCCGCTTAGTTACAACATTATTTTTCTTCCGGTATTCGTATTGCTGACGTTTATCACTTCCTTAGGTTTTGGACTGTTTTTTGCTGTTCTTAATGTGAAATTCAGAGATATCGGCCAGTTGATACCCTTCATGGTACAGGTTGGTATGTATGCATGCCCGGTTGCTTACAGCAGCACGCTGGCAAAAGGTACCTGGTTTGAGAAGTATTACAATCTTAATCCCCTGGTAGGAATCATTGACGGTTTCAGGTGGTGCCTTCTTGGAAACAAAGCCTATTTTAACACAGACAGCCTGTATTCGACCACAATTATTTCGCTGATAATTCTCTTCCTGGCTTTAATTTATTTCCGTAAAAAGGAAAATACTTTCGTGGATCATATCTGATAATAGTTATTTTTGTACATGGCTGTAATCGTAG
Encoded here:
- a CDS encoding ABC transporter permease, coding for MQHSITIKAGGSEKDYWKDLWLNKQLLWILSKRDISVRYKQTLLGVAWSVLRPLMTMTVMVFVFSYLAKIKSDPGVPYPLMVLSGLTIWTFFANTFTQISNSILINSNLVSKVYFPRLLMPLSSIAVGFVDFIITFAIFLLLCLFFQHPLSYNIIFLPVFVLLTFITSLGFGLFFAVLNVKFRDIGQLIPFMVQVGMYACPVAYSSTLAKGTWFEKYYNLNPLVGIIDGFRWCLLGNKAYFNTDSLYSTTIISLIILFLALIYFRKKENTFVDHI